The sequence GTGCCGATCTACAGCCGGGTACCAGTTACATCGCACTTTCGCCGGACGGGAAGCAAATGGCGATCGCGCGCTACGGCAAGGTCGAGCTCGCTCCCTATCCCGCCGGCAAGACGACGCACTTCCTCGACTTTCCTGGCAAGGTCAACCAGATCGCCTTTTCGGCGGATGGTTCGCTCGTCGCCGGGGCAGGGGGGCAAGTTGGCGTTAGCGGCGAAGTCCGCATTTGGGAGGTCGCGACCGGCGAGCTGAAGCAAACGCTCCGCGGCCATCGTGACGCGATCTATTCGGTCGCCTTCTCCCCCAACAGCCAATGGCTCGCCACCGGCAGTTACGACAAAGATGCGATCCTCTGGGATCTGCAAGCGGGCTCGCCGCTGAAGACGCTCGCCGGGCACAACGACGCGATCTATGACCTGGCCTTCCGCAATGATTCGAAAGTGCTGGCGACTTGCAGCGCCGATCGAACCGTCAAGCTGTGGGACGTTGACTCAGGAAAGCGGCTCGAAACCTTCGGGGAAGGGACCGACGAAACGAACGCCGTCGTCTTCTCGCCGGAAGGTAAACGAGTCGCCGCGGCGGGCGTCGACAATCGTATTCGCGTCTGGCAAGTCAGTCCCTCCGCCGCGGAAGGAACCAATCGGCTCCTCTACGCGAAGTTCGCCCACGACGCGCCGATCCTTGACCTGGCTCTCTCGCCCGATGGCAAGCTCCTCGTTTCGTCGGCCGAAGATCACACGGTCCGCTTCTGGCGGTTCGCCGACATGCAGCTATTGGGAGAAACGCCCCGCCAGGCTGACTGGCCCGTTTCGCTGGCGGTAACGCAAGACGAGGCGCTCGTGGCGCTGGCTCGCGGCGATTGGCGCGTCGAACCTCTGGCGGCCATTCGCGCGAAGTTGAGCGACGCCACCGAGACGATCGGCCAGCCCTACCATTTCCCCGCCGCGACTCGAGCGGCGGAGAACGTAGCTTGGGACAAGTTGCCCACCGCGGATGAAGCGGAGCCAAACAACGCGCCCGATACCGCGGGAACGTTGGCCTGGCCGCAAGTGATCCGCGGCATCTTGCAGGACGACGCCCCTGGCGGCGACGTTGATCTTTATCGCTTCTCGGCAAAAGCCGGCGAGCAGATCCTCTTCGAAACGCGTGCGTCTCGCGACAGTAGTCCCGCCGATACTTGCCTGGAGATCTTGGACTCAAGCGGCGAGCTCGTTCCAAGCGTCCTGTTGCGCGGCGTGCGGGACGCGGAAGTGACTTTCCGCGGAATCAACTCGTCGACGATCGATTGCCGCACCACCAACTGGGAAGAGATGGAGCTGAACCAATACCTCTACATCCAGGGAGAAGTGGTTCGGCTTTACCGGATGCCGCAAGGTCCTGACTCCGGTTTCAATTTCTATCCAGGGCAGGGGACGCGGCATTCCTATTTCAATACGACCGCTCATTCCCACGCGCTGTTTGAACCATGCTACATCGTCGAGCCGTACGCCCCCGGCTCCGACTTGCCCGACAACGGCCTGCCGAACTTTACGCTCTATTACCAAAACGACGACGATAGCGAGCAACGAACCGGCGGAGACTCGAAGCTGACCTTCGTCGCGCCGCACGATGGCGACTACCTCGTTCGCGTTCGCGACGTCCGCGGCTTTGAAGGCGCCGATTCCAAGTACCAGCTAATCGCACGTCGCCCGTTCGCCGATTTCTCGGCCAACTTGCAAGGCGCCAATCCGACGATCAACGCCGGCAGCGGCAAAGCCTTCTCAGTCAAGATCGAGCGGTTCGACAACTTTGCAGGACCGGTCGAGCTGGAAGTGACCGGCTTGCCTCCCGGTTTTCAGGCGACGTCGCCGCTGGTGATCGAAGCGGGGCATATCGAAGCGACCGGCGTGATCTCCGCGCTTCCCTGGGCCCCGGCGCCGACTTCTGCGAATGAGTCGACTTCCAAGGTGATCGCCAAAGCGCTGATCGACGGCCAGGAAGTGAAGAAAGAAATCGGTTCGCTCGGCAAGATTCAATTGGCCGAGCGCCCCAAGCTGACCGCCTACCTCTCGCCGCAGCCGACGAACGGCAGCCCGTTCGGCAATCCGCCCCCTTCGCGAAGCTGGCGCACGCTTCGTCCAAGTCAGTTTGTAACGAGCGACGAGAAGTCGGAGCTCGCCATGCTCAACGATGGATCGCTGTTGGCGCTGGGAGCGAATCCGGAGCATGATCAGTATCGCGTCGAAATCCCGATCGCCGCCGGCGAAACGGTCAGCGCGATTCGACTCGACGTCCTCGGCCACGCTTCGCTCCCGAGCGGTTCGCCGGGACGGGGGGACGGCAATGGCAACTTCGTGTTGACCGGCTTGAAGCTGTCCTATAAGGCGCCCGGCGAGGATCCGCAGCCGCTTCCCTTCGCGTCGGTAAAGGCCGACTACGCTCAAGATGGACACCCGGCCGCCAACATCATCGACGACAACCCGAAAACCGGCTGGGCGATCGCCGAAGCGAAAGATGGCAAGTACCCGGTCAAACGGCAGGGAACCGATCCCTCTCACTTTGCCGAACTGGAGTTGGCCGCGCCGCTGACGACCACCGCAGCCGGTACGCTAATTTGCGAACTGGCCCATGAAGCGAACGCCGGTCATCAAGTCGGACGGTTCCGCTTGTCGGCTAGTTCGGAGACGCCGATCGCCATCGATTGGAAGTTCCCGATGGTCGAAGATACGACGATTACCGCTGGCGAGACGATCGAGTGCCAACTGCGGGTCGATCGCAATGGTTTCGAAGATCGCATTCAGTTCGACGTGACGAATCTGCCGCATGGGGTGATCGTCGACAACATTGGGCTGAGCGGGGTGACGATTCCGGCCGGGCAGTCGCAGCGGACGCTCTACTTGACGGCCGCAGCTTGGACGCCAGCTTCGGAGCGTACCTTCCAAGCGACTACCAAAGTGGAAGGGAATCAAACGTCGCTGCCGATGCGGCTGAGAGTCGTTCGACCAGAAGCGCCTTAAGAGATTCCGCCGCTTAGATCATGCAATCGGCGTATTCTTTTTCCGGAACGACGCCGCCGCTGCGCGAAATCCGTTCCATTTGCAGGATGCGGAGAATGCTTTGCAGCGTCAGCAGCAAGTCGGTCGTCGTGATGATGCCGACGACTCGATCTTCTTCCACCACCGGAAGGCAGGAGATGTTGTTTTCAATCATGTGCGACACAGTCGGCAGCAACATCGATTGCGGCGAAATCGCCATCACCGGGGCATGCATGATGTCGGCGGCGATCCCATCTTTGACCGCCAGCAAATCGCGGTCGCTGATTACGCCGACCGCTCGTTCGGTCTCGTCGACAACCACCAGGTGACGCAAGTGCTGGGTGGTCATCAAGCGGCGCATTTCGGCGACGTTCCGTCCCGGTTGCACGCGAACGACCTGCGTCGACATCAGATTGCGAACTTCGATCTGGTTTTCCAACAACATATCGAGGTCGTTTTGCAGACGGCGCAAAATGACTTGCCGCTTCTCGTACAGAGTCGAACGGCGGGCTTCGTGCGCGCTCGGCGCCGGGCGAACCACTTCCTTCGACTTGCTCCAGCGAACTGACAGCAGATAGCCGACCAACACGCCGATGGCGAGCGACATCACAGCAACCGAGATCGTCGGCGAAACCGCCTGATCAAACGCCGCCATCGATCCGAACCACATTTGGACGCCGCTACCCATGGATCTGCCCTCGCCTCTGAAACAGCATACTCTGTTCGAAGAGTAGGGCGAATTCGGACCAGCGGCGGAAAACGGCGATTAAATCACGCCGTCTCCGCGGGGGGCCGCAGGGTCAAACTCGTCGAAATCGGCGCAATCGTTACTCCTCATCCCAGGGGCTTTGCGGAATTAACTGCGCCTCAGGCTCAAGCAGTCGATCCTCTTCCGCAACCCGATTGGGCGCCGCTTGGGCGGTCGGAACGATGTCGGGCGCCGAGAGGATGATCTGCAGGCCGAGCATGGTGACGGCGCCGCCAAAGAGGAGCACAATCGCGATTCCCAGTTCCGAAATCCAGATCACCTGCGGTTCGTCCAGGATCATCGTAAGGGTCCAGAACGGATTACTGATCTGCACCAGACTATATTCGTCGTTCGGCAGCCAATAACTCGACAGCTGAATGATGATCGGGATGAAGACGCCGAAGAGCAACAGCAGCAAGTGAATGATCGCCGATAGAAAGATGTCGCCTGATCCGAGCCGCCGAATCCCCATCATCAGCAATCGTCCCACGCCTAGGTAGATCGCCACGTAGCTGGTCGCAGCGACGGCGTAGGCGGCGACCATTCGAACGTCGTAAGAGCCTCCCGACCCAAAGTAAGGCCAAAGCAGACTGAGCGCGAAGGCCGAGACGGCGCCGCTGATCATGCCGCTGACGGCGAACAAATAACCACGCGCCGGTCCTGGCAAAAACCAATTGGAACAAAGCCGCGCCAGAATGGTCTTGGGAATCGAGCGACGGACCCGCGGCGATAGGACTGGGCTTTCTCCCACCATGAGCGCGCCATGGATTCCCCAGTGAATCGCCAGAAACGTGATCATCGCGCTCAAGACGACGTTCTCGTACCCCGACTCGATGTATCCCCAGCAAAACCAGACGATAAACAGAAAGTGCTGCACCAGCATCACCATTCGCATTTTCGTCGAACGGTTTTCGCTGGCGAACGAAATCGCCGCCGCGGCGGCGTAGTAGAGCAGCGCCAAGTAGCTGAAATAGAACGTCAAGGCGCAAACGGTCAACACCCAAAAATTGGCTTCGTCATACTGTCTCCACGACGTTTCTTCGACAATCGCTCCGACCGACAGTCCAATCGCCCCAAAAAAGGCGATCAGAAACAGCACGATTACGGCGACCGAGAGGACCGATTGCCACGACTTGGAGTTGGTCACCGTCGCCAACAACAGTCCCGCCATCGACAACATCACCGAAGCGAACGTCGCCGCGATCATCACAATGCAGATGGTGATGATGTCGATCCCCCGCAGCAGATAGGTAAACGCCACGCAGGGGGCCAGCGCCGACAGATAGACGATCATCTGCAGGATGGCGCTTCCCAGCTTGCCGCTGATGATCTGGGTTGGAGGTAACGTCGAAATTGAAAGTAACTCGTAGGTCCCGTCTTCCCGCTCTCCCGCCAAAGAGCGAAACGCGGTGAAGGGAATAATCACGATCAGCGGAAAGAGGAGAATGTCGACGTAACCGACCAGCATCATCGGCCCGTTGGCCGAATAGAAAATCGCCGGCGAGTTAAGCGCGACGCCCAGCAGCGACCAGGCCCAACCGCAAGCCAACACCAACGTGAAGGTGACGGCGAATTGACGACTCTTGAGCGCCTGACGCGTCTCTTTCACCAGAATCGGGTTGAGAAACTCGCTGCAGTATTCGACCCACTCGTCAAAGCGGCGCCAACGACTCGCAGGCGTCCCCTCCATTCGGTCTTTGAAACTTGCGGCCGATTCTACGGTCGTCATTGCACTCTTCCTTGGGTCACCGTCAAGAAGACGTCTTCCAGCGACGTATGCTTGGCGCCAAATTCCGCGATCAGGAAATTCGCTTCAATCATCTGTTTCAAGAGCGCCGCTTCCGAAGTGCGATCGCCGGTATGCGAAAACATCAACAGCTCGCCGTCGACGATGACGTTGGAGATGTCTTCGCGCTCGGTCAGCCAATTGGCCAGTCCGATTGAGTTCTCCAGGCAGCGAACGCGGACGGTCGAATGTTCGACGCGTCCCCGCTGAATGTCGGCGACGCTGCCGGTTGCGAGCAATTGCCCTTGCTCGATGATGCCGACGATATCGCACATCTCGGCCAGCTCAGTCAAAATGTGCGAACTGACCAGGATCGATTTGCCGTCGCTCGCCAGGCGAGTAATCATCTCGCGCAGTTCAATGCGAGCTCGCGGATCAAGCCCCGCGGCCGGTTCGTCCAGGATCAAGACGGCCGGATCGTGGATCATCGACCTCCCCAGACAAAGCCGCTGCTTCATCCCTTTCGAGAGCCCGTTGATCGGCTTCTTGGCCAGGACGTCGAGCCCGGTGAAGTCCATCGTGTAATTCAGCGCTTTTCGTCGCTCGTTGCCGCGGAGGCCGTAAGCGCGAGCGAAGAAGTCGAGGTACTCCCAACAGTTGACGTTCGAGTAAGTGCCGAAATAATCCGGCATAAACCCAAGCCGGCGGCGGACCCGATCGGGATCGTTGATTACCGAAAACCCGTCAATCAGCGCATCGCCGGCGGTCGGCAGATCGAGGGTCGCTAAGATTCGCATGCTGGTCGTCTTGCCGGCGCCGTTCGGGCCGATATAGCCGAAGACTTGTCCGGCGGCGACTTCAAACGAAATGTCGTTTACCGCCTTCGTCGAACCGAAAAAGCGATGCAAACGCCGTAGCTCGATCATCGGGTGCGAGGTCGCGATCATCGGTTCACCAACTTCCTCGAACGAGTTCGACGCTCTGTTCCGAACGAAACTTCGTAACGCCGACCGGCGTCAGCGAAGTCCGTTCAACCAGCGCTTCGTAAGTGTGCGGGGCGCCAGGAAACGTCGAACGAATCGACTCGTTCAGCTCGCGTTCCAGCCGACTTGTCCCTTGCGAGACTCCCATCGATTCTTCCGGCAGTTGCTGAAAGTAATAGCGATTGCGGTTTCGATTACTTGCGTTGTAGGCGTACTGATTAAATCCAATCGGCAATTCCAGATCGTATTCTGCTAACAGTTCGCGAATCTTCCCCGCCTCGGCCGGAGTGCTGATCGCCAGCGTGCGCT is a genomic window of Blastopirellula sediminis containing:
- a CDS encoding CBS domain-containing protein, with the protein product MWFGSMAAFDQAVSPTISVAVMSLAIGVLVGYLLSVRWSKSKEVVRPAPSAHEARRSTLYEKRQVILRRLQNDLDMLLENQIEVRNLMSTQVVRVQPGRNVAEMRRLMTTQHLRHLVVVDETERAVGVISDRDLLAVKDGIAADIMHAPVMAISPQSMLLPTVSHMIENNISCLPVVEEDRVVGIITTTDLLLTLQSILRILQMERISRSGGVVPEKEYADCMI
- a CDS encoding ABC transporter ATP-binding protein, with protein sequence MIATSHPMIELRRLHRFFGSTKAVNDISFEVAAGQVFGYIGPNGAGKTTSMRILATLDLPTAGDALIDGFSVINDPDRVRRRLGFMPDYFGTYSNVNCWEYLDFFARAYGLRGNERRKALNYTMDFTGLDVLAKKPINGLSKGMKQRLCLGRSMIHDPAVLILDEPAAGLDPRARIELREMITRLASDGKSILVSSHILTELAEMCDIVGIIEQGQLLATGSVADIQRGRVEHSTVRVRCLENSIGLANWLTEREDISNVIVDGELLMFSHTGDRTSEAALLKQMIEANFLIAEFGAKHTSLEDVFLTVTQGRVQ
- a CDS encoding ABC transporter permease; this translates as MTTVESAASFKDRMEGTPASRWRRFDEWVEYCSEFLNPILVKETRQALKSRQFAVTFTLVLACGWAWSLLGVALNSPAIFYSANGPMMLVGYVDILLFPLIVIIPFTAFRSLAGEREDGTYELLSISTLPPTQIISGKLGSAILQMIVYLSALAPCVAFTYLLRGIDIITICIVMIAATFASVMLSMAGLLLATVTNSKSWQSVLSVAVIVLFLIAFFGAIGLSVGAIVEETSWRQYDEANFWVLTVCALTFYFSYLALLYYAAAAAISFASENRSTKMRMVMLVQHFLFIVWFCWGYIESGYENVVLSAMITFLAIHWGIHGALMVGESPVLSPRVRRSIPKTILARLCSNWFLPGPARGYLFAVSGMISGAVSAFALSLLWPYFGSGGSYDVRMVAAYAVAATSYVAIYLGVGRLLMMGIRRLGSGDIFLSAIIHLLLLLFGVFIPIIIQLSSYWLPNDEYSLVQISNPFWTLTMILDEPQVIWISELGIAIVLLFGGAVTMLGLQIILSAPDIVPTAQAAPNRVAEEDRLLEPEAQLIPQSPWDEE
- a CDS encoding c-type cytochrome domain-containing protein — translated: MRTYLLTTLMLIVAATATAAEPNVDYTRDVAPLLTKYCAGCHNPDDANAELILSSYDGLKAGSESGSILSADKPADSLLLSVMSPNGKPKMPPADEPQPTAEEIALLTRWVMEGAKGPQPGDAAPMMNIPSVAPRADLQPGTSYIALSPDGKQMAIARYGKVELAPYPAGKTTHFLDFPGKVNQIAFSADGSLVAGAGGQVGVSGEVRIWEVATGELKQTLRGHRDAIYSVAFSPNSQWLATGSYDKDAILWDLQAGSPLKTLAGHNDAIYDLAFRNDSKVLATCSADRTVKLWDVDSGKRLETFGEGTDETNAVVFSPEGKRVAAAGVDNRIRVWQVSPSAAEGTNRLLYAKFAHDAPILDLALSPDGKLLVSSAEDHTVRFWRFADMQLLGETPRQADWPVSLAVTQDEALVALARGDWRVEPLAAIRAKLSDATETIGQPYHFPAATRAAENVAWDKLPTADEAEPNNAPDTAGTLAWPQVIRGILQDDAPGGDVDLYRFSAKAGEQILFETRASRDSSPADTCLEILDSSGELVPSVLLRGVRDAEVTFRGINSSTIDCRTTNWEEMELNQYLYIQGEVVRLYRMPQGPDSGFNFYPGQGTRHSYFNTTAHSHALFEPCYIVEPYAPGSDLPDNGLPNFTLYYQNDDDSEQRTGGDSKLTFVAPHDGDYLVRVRDVRGFEGADSKYQLIARRPFADFSANLQGANPTINAGSGKAFSVKIERFDNFAGPVELEVTGLPPGFQATSPLVIEAGHIEATGVISALPWAPAPTSANESTSKVIAKALIDGQEVKKEIGSLGKIQLAERPKLTAYLSPQPTNGSPFGNPPPSRSWRTLRPSQFVTSDEKSELAMLNDGSLLALGANPEHDQYRVEIPIAAGETVSAIRLDVLGHASLPSGSPGRGDGNGNFVLTGLKLSYKAPGEDPQPLPFASVKADYAQDGHPAANIIDDNPKTGWAIAEAKDGKYPVKRQGTDPSHFAELELAAPLTTTAAGTLICELAHEANAGHQVGRFRLSASSETPIAIDWKFPMVEDTTITAGETIECQLRVDRNGFEDRIQFDVTNLPHGVIVDNIGLSGVTIPAGQSQRTLYLTAAAWTPASERTFQATTKVEGNQTSLPMRLRVVRPEAP